TGAGTCACTAAAGTCTACTTGGACAAAtagatttacaaaaatgtatacagGTTTCTGTGCTGTAAAGGTAATGTCTGTTAACTGATATTTGTTAAAATGATtggatgtttttaaattaaatcatCACCTAAATAGACAAAACCCCCATTTATGCCACAGAAAAACAGCAATTGATCAACTAAGACCAGACAGGTTTATGGAACATACTCTGTAATATTATATTCATCTGTATTGatacataaacaacaacaaaaaattatgttaGAGGCTGCAAAAGggaagctgtcatttatcccagtGTTCAAATTTGTTTTCAACAAAAACATCTTCACTCCAAACCTTTGCGTCCAAAGCATCTCATATCCAACAGAGACAtcatcaaacttaaaaaaaaaaaaaaaaaagaagtgataATTTAAAACAATTGCCAATAGGACAAGACAGCATCAAGTAGTTGTATCCCTCTATGCTGTATTTCGCTCACTGGAATCAGATTGGTTTAGTACAGCTTGGAGTTCTTCCTGTTTGCTAGATGGTTGGTCCTTCGAGTCTGCTCTCTTTTCTGAGATTAGATGGCCTGAGTCAGAGTCTTGATCAGAgtcttcctcttcctcatcatTGCCCTGTCCAAACTTGTTCTCTTGGCCCACTGGTACAGCTCCCTTCCTCTGAGGCAGAACAGTAAAGAAAGCTTCCTGCCAGTCTTGTTTCTCCAGGAATGCCAGAATGATCTCAAAAACTAGAAACATACAAGCAAAATGGTCTCATagcttacatttttatataaaaattaggcTTAATCTGTATCCTTCAGAAGTACCTTTTTTAACACATATGTATTGAGTACATGCGAGAAAGCATATACAGCAGGGTATCTCACCATGATTGACAGCCAGCACCTTACGGCTATTCATCTTGACAAAACTGCCCAGTGGAAGCTGAGCATGGGCAATGCCAAGTTCTTTGGCACGATCAAATGAGATTCCCTGTAATAAAGCATTTAAATTAACCAAAAACAATAGCTTTGGGGACGATTTTAATGACCCCTATGTGAAAATAAAGATGATGAACCAAGTCGGCTTTTCTTCAATTATTCATATCCATTCACTTATGAAAAGTTCTTAATTTCGaaacatttaaaatctaaaaGCAAAATTTCTCCTTTAGGTCTAATCCGAACAACCCACTCACCTTATGATGGTTGTGATCCACCAGGCCTCCAATCACATAGGCTTTTGCCTCATCCAGTTCTTGAAGCACATTTGGTGAATCGGAGGTGAGGTAGACTAGGTCCTCCTTGCTCATGATTTCATGAAATGGGTCAGGCTTGAAATGGACATCCTACATCACATTTCAAACACTACATCAAACAGCACCTAGCAACAGCACTGTGCAATTATATGTTGATATGGGCCACAAAAACAACCAAAACATAACTATTTAATACATGTATTCTTATTTATCAGTGTCATTTCAGATCTTACTATACCTTCCAGTTCACCCAGCCTTTGTTAATTTCATCCATGATTTGCTTTAACTGTCCGCCATGACTTGTGAggtaaaactgtaaaaaaagaaaagcacaaaCAAATGTCATAGAagcaaagttattttattttcactgaTAATCTATGTTATGGAAACACTTGCCTGTACAGGATGTAGAGTTCGTCTGTTCTCAGCATAGCACCTTTGAATCTGCTTGTGAAGTTTCTTTACATCCTACacagcataaaataaaaatgcaagctTGATTCAGTCAGTacatttaaatgcactttaaaagtttgatttcagttgaACTAAAACAATCATTTGTCTTttgaaaatgtcatgtaaatgcttcTAGTCAGGCTAAAATCATATCAGTCCGATTTTTGTGAAGTTAGACTAACAGGTCTACATTAAGCGATTGTAGCTCAGCATCATCAATGCATCCATACAAAATATTTTCCCTCAAGAtggcagacaattttatttttagacatattgtttattttatgtcataTTGACATAGCACAGTAATGTTTATGCCCTGTCTCCTTAAAAGTAAAATTATGTTTATAAATCTAGTGGCCTTATATGCAATCATGTTGTATATaataaagtaactgtaatctgattacacattttttaaatagaattgaaTCCAAGTACTTATTTTGCAATCAAATTACATTATCCAGATTGCATGTAATCTGTTAATACACAGCACTTGTGATGTCCATTGCCGGCACTCCCTCAGCTGACCTCCTAATTTATATCCTcctatacttggacagacagaaaAAGACTGTAGATCGACTATGGAAAAACTCGCTGTAGCTCTATTGCAACTGCTCATGTAAGTGATTGAACTAGGTTGAATGAAATGTCTTCAAAGTGGTTCCCatgttcatttgcattttatgaaaATTTCCCATGCGTTTGCTTGACTTTTTACACACTGTTACAGATGTTGAAAATAAGTAGACCTTGAGCATCATGAGGGTATCAAAACTGCAGTCTATGACCAGTCTGAGAGAGCTGGGCTCTGCCGATCTGCGCAGACGCTTCTTTCCTGACAACTCCGCTCCATCGTCAGCCTGCGCTTGTCTCTCAAGTTTCCTCTGCTGTTTTCTCTCCTTACGCTTTTGTCTGCAGAACCatagaaaaattacatttatttaaaaaaagaactgtgacatggcatggcagTCAATgctcatttgaaataaaaatgtgtgttgttaaTTAGGGTCACCTTCAGATTATTTGTTACCACTTGGatgtaaacaatgaacaaaatttaaagctgaagtgtggaaTTTCTGTGCCAAACGGAGTTGCAAAAGTAAACATCAAACAAACACATAGTCCCGCCTTTAAATTACACCATTGATTGCTGTGTCGCTTTGGGTATGTCATAGATTTACGaaatgtaggatggcaggggaaaattaattaatatctATGAGGAAAGTGCTACCTGGTCGGTGaaatatttagggttagggttgggtcaTAGTTCCAATGACCAATCAGGTATTGCTTGCCTCATGAATATAAATAACTCTTCCCCTAAATTTCTGAAATTTGCAGCTACCCAAACAACGGCATTATTATAGCGTCACAGAGACCGTGTTTATAGTTTGTGCTTACTTGCGAAGTTCTCTCTGTTCCTCCC
The sequence above is a segment of the Xyrauchen texanus isolate HMW12.3.18 chromosome 2, RBS_HiC_50CHRs, whole genome shotgun sequence genome. Coding sequences within it:
- the trmt10a gene encoding RNA (guanine-9-)-methyltransferase domain-containing protein 2, whose translation is MATDMANIPAVQESSHESTKHENEKVQTEEGETLSKRQRKRLLKNQQWEEQRELRKQKRKERKQQRKLERQAQADDGAELSGKKRLRRSAEPSSLRLVIDCSFDTLMMLKDVKKLHKQIQRCYAENRRTLHPVQFYLTSHGGQLKQIMDEINKGWVNWKDVHFKPDPFHEIMSKEDLVYLTSDSPNVLQELDEAKAYVIGGLVDHNHHKGISFDRAKELGIAHAQLPLGSFVKMNSRKVLAVNHVFEIILAFLEKQDWQEAFFTVLPQRKGAVPVGQENKFGQGNDEEEEDSDQDSDSGHLISEKRADSKDQPSSKQEELQAVLNQSDSSERNTA